A portion of the Bombus pascuorum chromosome 8, iyBomPasc1.1, whole genome shotgun sequence genome contains these proteins:
- the LOC132909956 gene encoding probable ATP-dependent RNA helicase DDX28 — MYDFYKGDTCFKEKPILASHSWKNRKSKGDHFFIYPYNNDVVEANKEVGSETFQDLVVNASVCNNLENLNIYEPLQIQKLGIPKIFQGCNVLIAAETGCGKTLAYLLPLITKILLWKQKEAQRNINTPLGLIVTPSRELTVQIALQLIKLSKHLNIKVKIVTGGRTKKIISDPPVGNIDILVCSFGVISKLATFGVYDLAFVRFVVLDEADSLFHSSFETKLKVFLRKIPIEYHHYNTTGNEFPNTAQLILVSASIPSGLNTALSDIINIDSLEHITTEKLHRILIPQKFVRLIPSQKPIELVKYVKSKVLNKQRVIIFSNRNSTSYWISLFLYQCGIKATNLNGDMPLHVRQGKYGEFLNGKTMVLSTTNGGSQGLDTIMVNHILNYDFPLDTSSYIHRCGRAGRVGTIGVSRVTNFISKPSEVVVVQKIEMAVRKMKPIPVFNLLNRKDEDEEEEEEIEYDFTEELIENIDEAENIPY; from the exons aTGTATGATTTTTACAAAGGTGATACATGTTTCAAAGAAAAACCGATATTGGCCAGTCATAGCTGGAAAAACAGAAAATCTAAAGGCGATCATTTCTTTATATACCCTTACAACAAt GATGTTGTGGAAGCAAATAAGGAAGTTGGTTCTGAAACATTTCAGGATCTTGTTGTAAATGCTTctgtatgtaataatttagaaaatttaaatatatacgaaCCTTTACAAATCCAAAAGCTCGGGATACCAAAAATTTTTCAAGGATGTAATGTATTAATAGCAGCAGAAACAGGATGTGGGAAAACATTAGCTTATCTTCTGCCATTGataactaaaattttgttatggaaacaaaaagaagcgcaaagaaatataaatacaccACTGGGATTAATCGTAACTCCTTCAAGAGAATTAACAGTACAAATCGCG TTGCAACTAATTAAGCTATCTAAGCACcttaatattaaagtaaagatAGTCACTGGTGGGAGGacaaaaaagataatatcGGATCCTCCTGTGGGAAACATTGATATTCTTGTTTGTAGTTTTGGAGTTATTAGTAAATTGGCAACGTTTGGTGTATATGATCTCGCATTTGTAAGATTTGTTGTGTTAGACGAAGCTGATTCTTTGTTTCATTCTTCCTTTGAGACAAAGCTAAAAGTATTTCTGAGGAAAATACCG aTTGAATATCATCATTACAATACAACTGGGAATGAATTTCCTAATACAGCCCAACTCATTTTAGTCTCTGCATCAATTCCATCAGGTCTTAACACTGCGCTGAGCGACATCATAAAT ATAGATTCTTTGGAACATATAACAACGGAAAAATTACATAGAATACTGATTCCACAAAAGTTTGTAAGATTAATTCCAAGCCAAAAGCCCATAGAGCTtgtgaaatatgtaaaaagcaaagtattaaataaacagCGTGTAATTATATTCAGCAATCGAAATAGTACGTCCTATTggatttccttatttttatatcaatgtGGTATCAAAGCTACAAATTTAAATGGCGATATGCCATTACATGTACGACAAGGAAAATACGGGGAATTCCTAAATGGCAAAACAATGGTGTTATCTACAACGAACGGAGGATCCCAAGGTTTAGATACAATAATGGTTAATCacattttaaattatgatTTTCCCTTAGACACGTCGAGCTACATACACAG ATGCGGTCGAGCTGGCAGAGTAGGTACCATAGGTGTGTCCAgagtaacaaattttatttccaaacCGAGCGAAGTCGTCGTAGTTCAAAAGATTGAAATGGcagttagaaaaatgaaaccaATACCTGTGTTTAACCTTCTGAACAGGAAAGATGAAGatgaagaggaggaagaggaaataGAATACGATTTTACAGAGGAACTGATCGAAAATATAGATGAAGCCGAAAATATTccatattga
- the LOC132909936 gene encoding signal-induced proliferation-associated 1-like protein 1 isoform X1, which translates to MIASLPIHSGGVGGGGGGGGGGGGGGGGGGGGSSSGPSNRVGRGLALHRSNSSLELPHSPTDPGSRVPETPLRREYGSHGSIDVVAQSVTVGENLFAMLQDLRPSTSVPTATTPQASDQRCSVGMEYLRRVPDGQMVVDTDEVCGPTGNSSPKLRLKLQRLWGAKAQSRPMEESCSSPVGVSADVEERHRRRAFAHYDCQSLTANLGYAAKLRGILLARRRNTATGASAASSFRASTPDEAPEEDAGDGRGNNLLESCPFFRNEIGGEGEREVGLTRSSPGNGVHRPSLSYGVAVLEPAPGETSWKHSCPLQKRPLPIESIDEGAHYYRRYFLGRDHQNWFGMDEQLGPVAISIRKDANQYRIIVRTSELLTLRGSVPEEALGGIRPQGRLPTRELLELVAPEVQLGCLRLGTPTAEEALARLDEQGLSNKYKVGVLYCRSGQRTEEEMYNNQHAGPAFLEFLDTIGQRIRLRGFEGYKAGLDTRTDSTGTHAVAATYRGAEVTFHVSTMLPFTPNNRQQLLRKRHIGNDIVTIVFQEPGALPFSPRRIRSQFQHVFIVVRAVDPCSDNTQYKVAVSRSKEVPIFGPPVPQGATFAKGKAFADFILAKVINAENAAHRSEKFATMATRTRQEYLKDLASNYSSTTMVDTGQKFSMLSFSSKKKTAVRPRLSCDALQRGAICWQVILEDSNQNTDSYLGISVDTIVLIEEHSRQIVFVTPCASVLGWHAQTNSLRLYYHQGECITIHVRGDYGERDELMEIVARLRAVTPGSPATELSLKRNSLGQLGFHVQPDGVVTQVESLGLSWQAGLRQGSRLVEICKVAVSTLSHDQMVDLLKTSAQVTVTVIPPNTDGNPRRGCTLQNCQYLSTNYEGDYENVTSPDNTPTQQTAMSHQRRYERSFSPPRSSNSSGYGTGSSSRSFNDPRFPMEGTMTSSSSGHSSNDDRWYELLEPQDQEGTGYRTSTGTPPPPLPARQSFQMIASKSSSQRKDKESHYASSKQFSENSKHHHGQQQQDHYAKDGNYASSKTVQADNNARHDSYQRQLDNVHRSSQDHVSSSYVKLQKEKYEISKQENLYASQRELQKNDMHYVTHQKLNSSNSLPLAQNASYSLPKSSSNNNLGSRCNEYEQQQQHDGKLERNSKYDAQDEKVLLLDRTSSKYEQDARAHEKRTATINYEYPEEIYERRNSKYDMDIGKYEIECQHGVTERKHGGSGSGDSVEQNRESIRYELPHEFKVGEKVTCLKTSISERPVPHKINVEYRQTKDFAASLPPEVRIGDTGGNCLEVATLPSEDELSNGSGSVSPRLRRATNKHRPGNLTPSSGGSRNQSPRPKSAGVRNSHRNSANLTSSTLQEDLMKLINPDYMADDDQITNNNVTGNALITNHNSNKINNNILEIQNRCRSRENLCGNGGNALTVLPTNSQENGTGSEVILTMARPATVISNASTASSPAPSENKLSKEERLSPRVTKPPHSISKASTNLTSVKDAKNHNDTDVDRWQNHHVDSRSKQHAQEWSDDRLIDGCNTIANSVSDLQSHLSTLELRVARETRRRLSLEDEVRRLRDENRRLQDESHAAAQQLRRFTEWFFQTIDHQ; encoded by the exons ATGATCGCAAGCCTACCGATACACAGCGGCGGCGTCGGcggtggaggaggaggaggaggaggaggtggaggtGGAGGAGGCGGAGGTGGCGGAGGTAGCAGCAGTGGGCCGAGTAACCGCGTGGGTCGTGGTCTGGCTCTTCATAGATCAAATTCGAGTTTAGAGCTTCCTCACAGTCCAACGGATCCTGGGTCTCGCGTACCGGAAACTCCCCTGAGGAGGGAGTATGGATCTCACG GAAGCATCGATGTAGTGGCTCAATCGGTAACGGTCGGAGAGAATTTGTTCGCGATGCTTCAAGACTTGAGGCCGTCGACGTCGGTGCCGACGGCGACTACCCCCCAGGCATCGGATCAACGGTGTTCGGTTGGCATGGAGTACCTGAGACGCGTGCCAGACGGGCAAATGGTCGTCGACACGGACGAAGTCTGCGGCCCGACCGGTAACTCCAGTCCCAAGTTACGATTGAAGCTGCAGAGATTGTGGGGTGCGAAAGCTCAGTCCCGGCCCATGGAGGAGAGCTGCAGCAGCCCTGTCGGTGTTTCAGCCGACGTGGAGGAAAGGCACAGAAGGCGAGCATTCGCTCACTACGATTGTCAGTCGCTCACCGCGAATCTCGGCTACGCAGCCAAGCTGAGAGGTATTCTGCTCGCCAGAAGAAGGAACACGGCGACTGGCGCCTCAGCCGCGAGTTCCTTCAGAGCGTCGACTCCCGACGAGGCGCCGGAAGAGGACGCCGGTGATGGGAGAG GTAACAATTTACTGGAATCGTGTCCCTTCTTCCGAAACGAAATCGGCGGCGAGGGAGAACGGGAGGTGGGCCTTACTCGATCCTCTCCAGGCAATGGAGTTCACAGACCATCTTTATCGTACGGTGTCGCGGTTTTGGAACCAGCGCCCGGCGAAACATCCTGGAAGCATAGTTGTCCCCTGCAGAAACGGCCGCTACCTATCGAGAGCATCGACGAGGGTGCTCATTATTACAGACGGTATTTTCTCG GTCGAGACCATCAGAATTGGTTCGGTATGGACGAACAGCTGGGTCCAGTTGCCATCAGCATTCGAAAGGACGCCAATCAGTATAGAATAATAGTTCGTACTTCTGAGTTGTTGACGCTTCGCGGTTCGGTCCCGGAAGAAGCTCTCGGTGGTATAAGGCCACAGGGCAGGTTACCGACCCGAGAATTGCTGGAGTTAGTCGCGCCGGAGGTTCAACTCGGTTGCCTCCGTTTAGGAACTCCTACGGCCGAGGAAGCTTTGGCTAGATTGGACGAACAGGGACTTTCTAACAAATACAAAGTGGGCGTTCTTTACTGCAGATCCGGTCAAAGAACTGAAGAAGAAATGTACAACAATCAGCACGCCGGACCTGCTTTTCTCGAGTTTCTCGACACTATCG GTCAAAGAATCAGGCTGCGAGGATTCGAAGGGTATAAGGCCGGTTTAGACACGAGAACCGATTCGACCGGCACCCACGCAGTCGCCGCGACCTATAGAGGGGCGGAAGTAACTTTTCACGTATCAACGATGCTACCCTTTACGCCGAATAACAGACAACAGCTGCTCAGGAAGAGGCACATTGGGAACGATATAGTCACGATCGTTTTTCAG GAACCTGGTGCGTTACCATTCAGCCCGCGAAGAATACGCTCGCAATTTCAACACGTTTTCATCGTGGTCAGAGCGGTTGACCCATGTTCCGACAACACTCAGTACAAGGTAGCCGTTTCGAGGAGCAaagaagtaccaattttcgggcCACCAGTTCCTCAGGGTGCCACGTTCGCCAAGGGAAAAGCGTTCGCCGACTTCATCTTGGCTAAAGTGATCAACGCGGAAAATGCCGCGCACAG ATCCGAGAAATTTGCCACCATGGCGACTAGGACGAGGCAAGAGTACTTGAAGGACCTCGCTAGCAACTATTCTTCTACCACGATGGTCGACACCGGGCAAAAATTTT CTATGCTGTCGTTCAGCAGTAAGAAGAAAACGGCCGTACGTCCGAGACTATCATGCGACGCTTTGCAGCGTGGCGCGATATGCTGGCAGGTGATACTGGAAGATAGCAATCAGAACACGGATTCCTATCTAGGAATAAGCGTGGATACGATCGTCCTGATCGAGGAACACTCTAGACAGATCGTATTTGTCACTCCATGCGCCAGCGTACTCGGATGGCATGCTCAAACAAACAG CTTGAGATTGTACTATCATCAGGGGGAATGTATTACGATTCATGTGCGAGGCGATTATGGGGAAAGGGACGAATTAATGGAGATAGTGGCACGTTTGCGAGCAGTAACTCCAGGATCCCCGGCCACGGAACTCTCTTTGAAGAGAAACAGCCTGGGACAGTTGGGTTTTCACGTTCAACCGGACGGTGTGGTGACGCAAGTCGAAAGTCTGGGACTCTCTTGGCAAGCGGGATTAAGACAAGGGTCTAGGCTCGTCGAAATCTGCAAAGTAGCCGTGTCCACATTGAGTCACGATCAAATGGTCGACTTGTTAAAAACGAGCGCTCAGGTCACTGTGACCGTGATACCGCCCAACACCGACGGTAATCCTAGGAG AGGATGTACGTTGCAAAACTGCCAGTATTTGTCAACGAACTACGAAGGTGACTACGAGAATGTAACCAGTCCCGATAATACGCCGACTCAGCAGACAGCCATGTCTCATCAGAGACGTTACGAGCGATCCTTCAGTCCGCCACGATCGAGCAACAGTTCTGGCTATGGGACAGGATCTAGTTCTAGGTCGTTCAACGATCCACGCTTCCCCATGGAGGGTACAATGACCAGTAGTAGTAGCGGACATAGCAGCAACGACGATCGTTG GTACGAGCTTTTGGAGCCTCAAGATCAAGAGGGCACAGGGTATCGTACTAGTACCGGTACTCCTCCACCACCCCTTCCAGCCAGACAATCCTTCCAGATGATCGCTTCGAAGTCTTCGTCCCAGAGGAAAGACAAGGAATCGCATTATGCGAGTAGCAAACAATTTTCAGAGAATTCGAAGCATCATCACGGTCAGCAACAGCAGGATCATTATGCGAAAGATGGCAATTACGCGTCATCGAAAACGGTGCAGGCTGATAACAACGCGAGACACGATAGTTATCAAAGGCAATTGGATAACGTTCATCGTTCCAGTCAGGATCACGTTTCCTCGAGTTACGTGAAGcttcaaaaagaaaagtatGAGATTAGCAAGCAAGAAAATCTGTACGCCTCTCAAAGGGAACTTCAGAAAAACGATATGCACTACGTTACTCACCAAAAGTTGAACTCGTCGAATTCTTTACCTTTAGCGCAGAACGCATCTTATAGCCTCCCAAAGTCTAGTAGTAATAACAATCTTGGATCTAGATGTAACGAGTAcgagcagcagcaacaacacgacggaaaattggaaagaaattCTAAATACGATGCGCAAGACGAAAAGGTGCTGCTGCTGGATCGGACGTCGTCCAAGTACGAGCAAGACGCGAGAGCCCATGAGAAGAGAACAGCGACGATCAATTACGAATATCCCGAAGAGATATACGAGAGACGAAACAGCAAGTACGATATGGATATCGGCAAGTATGAGATTGAATGTCAACATGGCGTTACCGAAAGGAAGCACGGCGGCAGCGGTAGCGGTGATAGCGTGGAACAAAATCGAGAATCCATTAGATACGAATTACCGCACGAATTTAAAGTCGGGGAAAAAGTCACATGTCTAAAAACTAGCATCAGCGAGAGGCCGGTCCCTCACAAGATAAACGTCGAGTATCGTCAAACGAAAGACTTTGCCGCGAGTCTTCCACCGGAAGTTAGAATTGGCGATACCGGTGGTAATTGCCTAGAGGTGGCTACTCTACCCAGCGAGGACGAACTATCGAACGGATCTGGAAGCGTATCACCTCGACTGAGAAGAGCAACGAACAAACATCGACCCGGAAATCTGACCCCTTCGAGCGGTGGTTCGAGGAATCAGAGTCCCAGACCGAAAAGTGCAGGAGTGCGAAATTCTCATAGAAATTCCGCGAATTTAACCTCGAGCACTCTTCAAGAGGATCTCATGAAGCTGATCAACCCCGATTACATGGCCGACGATGATCAAATAACGAACAATAACGTAACCGGAAACGCACTCATCACCAATCATAATTCGAACAAGATCAACAACAATATACTCGAGATTCAAAACAGGTGTAGATCGAGAGAAAATTTATGCGGCAATGGCGGCAATGCGTTGACCGTTCTACCAACGAACAGCCAAGAGAACGGAACCGGATCCGAAGTAATTCTAACGATGGCTAGACCGGCCACGGTCATTTCGAACGCAAGCACCGCGTCCAGTCCTGCGCCGAGCGAGAACAAGTTGTCGAAGGAAGAGAG ATTGTCACCGCGTGTTACCAAACCTCCCCATTCGATTTCCAAAGCATCGACCAACTTGACGTCCGTCAAAGACGCGAAAAATCATAACGATACGGACGTGGATCGTTGGCAAAATCACCACGTGGATTCTAGATCAAAGCAGCACGCCCAAGAGTGGTCCGACGACAGACTTATCGATGGATGCAATACCATCGC AAATTCCGTGTCGGATTTGCAGTCCCATCTGTCTACGCTCGAACTAAGAGTAGCCAGAGAGACACGCCGAAGGCTTTCCCTGGAAGACGAGGTGCGTCGTTTGCGAGACGAAAATCGACGTCTACAGGATGAAAGCCACGCGGCTGCGCAACAGCTTCGACGTTTCACCGAATGGTTCTTTCAAACGATAGACCACCAATAA
- the LOC132909936 gene encoding signal-induced proliferation-associated 1-like protein 1 isoform X2: MIASLPIHSGGVGGGGGGGGGGGGGGGGGGGGSSSGPSNRVGRGLALHRSNSSLELPHSPTDPGSRVPETPLRREYGSHGSIDVVAQSVTVGENLFAMLQDLRPSTSVPTATTPQASDQRCSVGMEYLRRVPDGQMVVDTDEVCGPTGNSSPKLRLKLQRLWGAKAQSRPMEESCSSPVGVSADVEERHRRRAFAHYDCQSLTANLGYAAKLRGILLARRRNTATGASAASSFRASTPDEAPEEDAGDGRGNNLLESCPFFRNEIGGEGEREVGLTRSSPGNGVHRPSLSYGVAVLEPAPGETSWKHSCPLQKRPLPIESIDEGAHYYRRYFLGRDHQNWFGMDEQLGPVAISIRKDANQYRIIVRTSELLTLRGSVPEEALGGIRPQGRLPTRELLELVAPEVQLGCLRLGTPTAEEALARLDEQGLSNKYKVGVLYCRSGQRTEEEMYNNQHAGPAFLEFLDTIGQRIRLRGFEGYKAGLDTRTDSTGTHAVAATYRGAEVTFHVSTMLPFTPNNRQQLLRKRHIGNDIVTIVFQEPGALPFSPRRIRSQFQHVFIVVRAVDPCSDNTQYKVAVSRSKEVPIFGPPVPQGATFAKGKAFADFILAKVINAENAAHRSEKFATMATRTRQEYLKDLASNYSSTTMVDTGQKFSMLSFSSKKKTAVRPRLSCDALQRGAICWQVILEDSNQNTDSYLGISVDTIVLIEEHSRQIVFVTPCASVLGWHAQTNSLRLYYHQGECITIHVRGDYGERDELMEIVARLRAVTPGSPATELSLKRNSLGQLGFHVQPDGVVTQVESLGLSWQAGLRQGSRLVEICKVAVSTLSHDQMVDLLKTSAQVTVTVIPPNTDGNPRRGCTLQNCQYLSTNYEGDYENVTSPDNTPTQQTAMSHQRRYERSFSPPRSSNSSGYGTGSSSRSFNDPRFPMEGTMTSSSSGHSSNDDRWYELLEPQDQEGTGYRTSTGTPPPPLPARQSFQMIASKSSSQRKDKESHYASSKQFSENSKHHHGQQQQDHYAKDGNYASSKTVQADNNARHDSYQRQLDNVHRSSQDHVSSSYVKLQKEKYEISKQENLYASQRELQKNDMHYVTHQKLNSSNSLPLAQNASYSLPKSSSNNNLGSRCNEYEQQQQHDGKLERNSKYDAQDEKVLLLDRTSSKYEQDARAHEKRTATINYEYPEEIYERRNSKYDMDIGKYEIECQHGVTERKHGGSGSGDSVEQNRESIRYELPHEFKVGEKVTCLKTSISERPVPHKINVEYRQTKDFAASLPPEVRIGDTGGNCLEVATLPSEDELSNGSGSVSPRLRRATNKHRPGNLTPSSGGSRNQSPRPKSAGVRNSHRNSANLTSSTLQEDLMKLINPDYMADDDQITNNNVTGNALITNHNSNKINNNILEIQNRCRSRENLCGNGGNALTVLPTNSQENGTGSEVILTMARPATVISNASTASSPAPSENKLSKEERNSVSDLQSHLSTLELRVARETRRRLSLEDEVRRLRDENRRLQDESHAAAQQLRRFTEWFFQTIDHQ, encoded by the exons ATGATCGCAAGCCTACCGATACACAGCGGCGGCGTCGGcggtggaggaggaggaggaggaggaggtggaggtGGAGGAGGCGGAGGTGGCGGAGGTAGCAGCAGTGGGCCGAGTAACCGCGTGGGTCGTGGTCTGGCTCTTCATAGATCAAATTCGAGTTTAGAGCTTCCTCACAGTCCAACGGATCCTGGGTCTCGCGTACCGGAAACTCCCCTGAGGAGGGAGTATGGATCTCACG GAAGCATCGATGTAGTGGCTCAATCGGTAACGGTCGGAGAGAATTTGTTCGCGATGCTTCAAGACTTGAGGCCGTCGACGTCGGTGCCGACGGCGACTACCCCCCAGGCATCGGATCAACGGTGTTCGGTTGGCATGGAGTACCTGAGACGCGTGCCAGACGGGCAAATGGTCGTCGACACGGACGAAGTCTGCGGCCCGACCGGTAACTCCAGTCCCAAGTTACGATTGAAGCTGCAGAGATTGTGGGGTGCGAAAGCTCAGTCCCGGCCCATGGAGGAGAGCTGCAGCAGCCCTGTCGGTGTTTCAGCCGACGTGGAGGAAAGGCACAGAAGGCGAGCATTCGCTCACTACGATTGTCAGTCGCTCACCGCGAATCTCGGCTACGCAGCCAAGCTGAGAGGTATTCTGCTCGCCAGAAGAAGGAACACGGCGACTGGCGCCTCAGCCGCGAGTTCCTTCAGAGCGTCGACTCCCGACGAGGCGCCGGAAGAGGACGCCGGTGATGGGAGAG GTAACAATTTACTGGAATCGTGTCCCTTCTTCCGAAACGAAATCGGCGGCGAGGGAGAACGGGAGGTGGGCCTTACTCGATCCTCTCCAGGCAATGGAGTTCACAGACCATCTTTATCGTACGGTGTCGCGGTTTTGGAACCAGCGCCCGGCGAAACATCCTGGAAGCATAGTTGTCCCCTGCAGAAACGGCCGCTACCTATCGAGAGCATCGACGAGGGTGCTCATTATTACAGACGGTATTTTCTCG GTCGAGACCATCAGAATTGGTTCGGTATGGACGAACAGCTGGGTCCAGTTGCCATCAGCATTCGAAAGGACGCCAATCAGTATAGAATAATAGTTCGTACTTCTGAGTTGTTGACGCTTCGCGGTTCGGTCCCGGAAGAAGCTCTCGGTGGTATAAGGCCACAGGGCAGGTTACCGACCCGAGAATTGCTGGAGTTAGTCGCGCCGGAGGTTCAACTCGGTTGCCTCCGTTTAGGAACTCCTACGGCCGAGGAAGCTTTGGCTAGATTGGACGAACAGGGACTTTCTAACAAATACAAAGTGGGCGTTCTTTACTGCAGATCCGGTCAAAGAACTGAAGAAGAAATGTACAACAATCAGCACGCCGGACCTGCTTTTCTCGAGTTTCTCGACACTATCG GTCAAAGAATCAGGCTGCGAGGATTCGAAGGGTATAAGGCCGGTTTAGACACGAGAACCGATTCGACCGGCACCCACGCAGTCGCCGCGACCTATAGAGGGGCGGAAGTAACTTTTCACGTATCAACGATGCTACCCTTTACGCCGAATAACAGACAACAGCTGCTCAGGAAGAGGCACATTGGGAACGATATAGTCACGATCGTTTTTCAG GAACCTGGTGCGTTACCATTCAGCCCGCGAAGAATACGCTCGCAATTTCAACACGTTTTCATCGTGGTCAGAGCGGTTGACCCATGTTCCGACAACACTCAGTACAAGGTAGCCGTTTCGAGGAGCAaagaagtaccaattttcgggcCACCAGTTCCTCAGGGTGCCACGTTCGCCAAGGGAAAAGCGTTCGCCGACTTCATCTTGGCTAAAGTGATCAACGCGGAAAATGCCGCGCACAG ATCCGAGAAATTTGCCACCATGGCGACTAGGACGAGGCAAGAGTACTTGAAGGACCTCGCTAGCAACTATTCTTCTACCACGATGGTCGACACCGGGCAAAAATTTT CTATGCTGTCGTTCAGCAGTAAGAAGAAAACGGCCGTACGTCCGAGACTATCATGCGACGCTTTGCAGCGTGGCGCGATATGCTGGCAGGTGATACTGGAAGATAGCAATCAGAACACGGATTCCTATCTAGGAATAAGCGTGGATACGATCGTCCTGATCGAGGAACACTCTAGACAGATCGTATTTGTCACTCCATGCGCCAGCGTACTCGGATGGCATGCTCAAACAAACAG CTTGAGATTGTACTATCATCAGGGGGAATGTATTACGATTCATGTGCGAGGCGATTATGGGGAAAGGGACGAATTAATGGAGATAGTGGCACGTTTGCGAGCAGTAACTCCAGGATCCCCGGCCACGGAACTCTCTTTGAAGAGAAACAGCCTGGGACAGTTGGGTTTTCACGTTCAACCGGACGGTGTGGTGACGCAAGTCGAAAGTCTGGGACTCTCTTGGCAAGCGGGATTAAGACAAGGGTCTAGGCTCGTCGAAATCTGCAAAGTAGCCGTGTCCACATTGAGTCACGATCAAATGGTCGACTTGTTAAAAACGAGCGCTCAGGTCACTGTGACCGTGATACCGCCCAACACCGACGGTAATCCTAGGAG AGGATGTACGTTGCAAAACTGCCAGTATTTGTCAACGAACTACGAAGGTGACTACGAGAATGTAACCAGTCCCGATAATACGCCGACTCAGCAGACAGCCATGTCTCATCAGAGACGTTACGAGCGATCCTTCAGTCCGCCACGATCGAGCAACAGTTCTGGCTATGGGACAGGATCTAGTTCTAGGTCGTTCAACGATCCACGCTTCCCCATGGAGGGTACAATGACCAGTAGTAGTAGCGGACATAGCAGCAACGACGATCGTTG GTACGAGCTTTTGGAGCCTCAAGATCAAGAGGGCACAGGGTATCGTACTAGTACCGGTACTCCTCCACCACCCCTTCCAGCCAGACAATCCTTCCAGATGATCGCTTCGAAGTCTTCGTCCCAGAGGAAAGACAAGGAATCGCATTATGCGAGTAGCAAACAATTTTCAGAGAATTCGAAGCATCATCACGGTCAGCAACAGCAGGATCATTATGCGAAAGATGGCAATTACGCGTCATCGAAAACGGTGCAGGCTGATAACAACGCGAGACACGATAGTTATCAAAGGCAATTGGATAACGTTCATCGTTCCAGTCAGGATCACGTTTCCTCGAGTTACGTGAAGcttcaaaaagaaaagtatGAGATTAGCAAGCAAGAAAATCTGTACGCCTCTCAAAGGGAACTTCAGAAAAACGATATGCACTACGTTACTCACCAAAAGTTGAACTCGTCGAATTCTTTACCTTTAGCGCAGAACGCATCTTATAGCCTCCCAAAGTCTAGTAGTAATAACAATCTTGGATCTAGATGTAACGAGTAcgagcagcagcaacaacacgacggaaaattggaaagaaattCTAAATACGATGCGCAAGACGAAAAGGTGCTGCTGCTGGATCGGACGTCGTCCAAGTACGAGCAAGACGCGAGAGCCCATGAGAAGAGAACAGCGACGATCAATTACGAATATCCCGAAGAGATATACGAGAGACGAAACAGCAAGTACGATATGGATATCGGCAAGTATGAGATTGAATGTCAACATGGCGTTACCGAAAGGAAGCACGGCGGCAGCGGTAGCGGTGATAGCGTGGAACAAAATCGAGAATCCATTAGATACGAATTACCGCACGAATTTAAAGTCGGGGAAAAAGTCACATGTCTAAAAACTAGCATCAGCGAGAGGCCGGTCCCTCACAAGATAAACGTCGAGTATCGTCAAACGAAAGACTTTGCCGCGAGTCTTCCACCGGAAGTTAGAATTGGCGATACCGGTGGTAATTGCCTAGAGGTGGCTACTCTACCCAGCGAGGACGAACTATCGAACGGATCTGGAAGCGTATCACCTCGACTGAGAAGAGCAACGAACAAACATCGACCCGGAAATCTGACCCCTTCGAGCGGTGGTTCGAGGAATCAGAGTCCCAGACCGAAAAGTGCAGGAGTGCGAAATTCTCATAGAAATTCCGCGAATTTAACCTCGAGCACTCTTCAAGAGGATCTCATGAAGCTGATCAACCCCGATTACATGGCCGACGATGATCAAATAACGAACAATAACGTAACCGGAAACGCACTCATCACCAATCATAATTCGAACAAGATCAACAACAATATACTCGAGATTCAAAACAGGTGTAGATCGAGAGAAAATTTATGCGGCAATGGCGGCAATGCGTTGACCGTTCTACCAACGAACAGCCAAGAGAACGGAACCGGATCCGAAGTAATTCTAACGATGGCTAGACCGGCCACGGTCATTTCGAACGCAAGCACCGCGTCCAGTCCTGCGCCGAGCGAGAACAAGTTGTCGAAGGAAGAGAG AAATTCCGTGTCGGATTTGCAGTCCCATCTGTCTACGCTCGAACTAAGAGTAGCCAGAGAGACACGCCGAAGGCTTTCCCTGGAAGACGAGGTGCGTCGTTTGCGAGACGAAAATCGACGTCTACAGGATGAAAGCCACGCGGCTGCGCAACAGCTTCGACGTTTCACCGAATGGTTCTTTCAAACGATAGACCACCAATAA